One genomic region from Candidatus Polarisedimenticolaceae bacterium encodes:
- a CDS encoding Mrp/NBP35 family ATP-binding protein, producing the protein MPLEANDVLAALSRVRYPGFTRDIVSFGVVKDLRVEGGDVAFRVELGPGNPAVAAAIERDARAAVESLPGVRSIAIRVGGSAAPVAAGAPLPMAGIGAPGAAPSGPAAGLDPALVPGVRHLVAVASGKGGVGKSTVAVNLAVALAKRGARVGLVDADIYGPSIPLMMGVDERPALDASGSRLVPFERFGVRFMSIGFLVEKDQAVIWRGPMVMKAVEQLLRDVAWGELDVLIVDMPPGTGDAQLTLSQKVRLAGAVVVTTPQDVALADATKGVAMFRKVGVPVLGIVENMSFFTCPHCGERSEIFGHGGGREEARRLGVPFLGEIELDPAIRDGGDAGRPIVEASPESPRTAAFLSIADHVLQAIGAEASPSPKPGVLGWIQKWTGGGAEGR; encoded by the coding sequence ATGCCGCTCGAAGCCAACGACGTCCTCGCGGCGCTCTCCCGCGTCCGCTACCCGGGCTTCACGCGGGACATCGTCTCGTTCGGCGTGGTCAAGGACCTCCGTGTGGAAGGAGGCGACGTCGCCTTCCGCGTGGAGCTCGGCCCGGGGAACCCCGCCGTCGCCGCGGCGATCGAGCGGGATGCGCGCGCGGCGGTCGAGTCGCTGCCTGGGGTGCGGTCGATCGCGATCCGCGTCGGCGGATCCGCCGCCCCGGTCGCCGCGGGGGCGCCGCTCCCCATGGCGGGGATCGGGGCGCCGGGCGCCGCGCCGTCGGGTCCCGCTGCAGGGCTCGACCCCGCGCTCGTCCCCGGCGTGCGCCACCTCGTGGCGGTGGCTTCGGGCAAAGGGGGCGTCGGAAAGTCCACCGTCGCGGTCAACCTCGCCGTGGCGCTCGCGAAGCGTGGCGCCCGCGTCGGCCTCGTCGACGCCGACATCTACGGCCCCTCGATCCCCCTGATGATGGGGGTCGACGAACGCCCCGCCCTCGACGCGAGCGGAAGCCGGCTCGTCCCCTTCGAGCGGTTCGGCGTGCGCTTCATGTCGATCGGCTTCCTGGTCGAGAAGGACCAGGCGGTGATCTGGCGCGGGCCCATGGTGATGAAGGCCGTCGAGCAGTTGCTGCGCGACGTCGCGTGGGGAGAGCTCGACGTGCTCATCGTCGACATGCCCCCCGGGACCGGGGACGCCCAGCTGACCCTCTCCCAGAAGGTCCGACTCGCGGGCGCGGTCGTCGTGACGACCCCGCAGGATGTCGCCCTTGCCGACGCGACCAAGGGGGTCGCGATGTTCCGGAAGGTGGGCGTGCCCGTGCTGGGCATCGTCGAGAACATGAGCTTTTTCACCTGCCCGCACTGCGGCGAGCGGTCGGAGATCTTCGGCCACGGAGGCGGGCGCGAGGAGGCCCGGCGCCTGGGCGTCCCCTTCCTCGGCGAGATCGAGCTCGATCCCGCGATCCGCGACGGCGGCGATGCCGGCCGACCGATCGTCGAGGCCAGCCCCGAATCCCCGCGAACCGCCGCCTTCCTCTCGATCGCCGACCACGTCCTGCAGGCGATCGGCGCGGAGGCGTCCCCTTCCCCCAAGCCCGGCGTCCTGGGTTGGATCCAGAAGTGGACCGGCGGGGGCGCGGAGGGGCGCTGA
- a CDS encoding HEAT repeat domain-containing protein, producing the protein MKLPPALAFSLLALLPAVAATAAEPDPERVVIDALAAVGTNIPAQAEALAKLAWYDPSVPPPVRARARQELVAFGAASMDALYRAAETVPPKDLAAVVETLVAARVAVPGQDPGSYVPALDAALWRGDRLARERAIPVLAVRRSRMSVLPMIDAAIEDPALLPIVVDALGEIGDDRARFFLDRVFHERRPGVSDQAAVALARIGNQALEPLRDALREPDRGVRLAAIRALLPVAGESELTSFYDWIAAHPDDDPSLLKSVRDACARIEGWIEMRNAAEAASSPKGP; encoded by the coding sequence GTGAAGCTCCCCCCGGCCCTGGCCTTCTCCCTCCTGGCCCTTCTCCCGGCCGTCGCCGCGACCGCGGCCGAGCCCGATCCGGAGCGGGTCGTGATCGACGCGCTCGCCGCCGTCGGCACGAACATCCCCGCCCAGGCCGAGGCGCTTGCCAAGCTGGCGTGGTACGACCCCTCGGTCCCCCCGCCGGTCCGCGCCCGCGCCCGCCAGGAGCTCGTCGCCTTCGGCGCGGCCTCCATGGATGCGCTGTACCGCGCCGCCGAGACCGTGCCCCCGAAGGACCTCGCGGCCGTCGTCGAGACGCTCGTCGCGGCGCGCGTGGCCGTTCCGGGGCAGGACCCCGGCTCGTACGTGCCGGCGCTCGACGCCGCCCTCTGGCGCGGGGACCGGCTCGCTCGCGAGCGGGCCATCCCGGTCCTCGCCGTGCGCCGCTCGCGGATGAGTGTCCTCCCCATGATCGACGCCGCGATCGAGGATCCGGCGCTCCTCCCGATCGTGGTCGACGCCCTCGGCGAGATCGGCGACGACCGCGCGCGCTTCTTCCTCGATCGCGTGTTCCACGAGCGGCGCCCGGGGGTCTCCGATCAGGCCGCGGTCGCGCTCGCGCGCATCGGGAACCAGGCGCTCGAGCCGCTGCGCGACGCACTGCGCGAGCCGGATCGCGGAGTCCGCCTCGCCGCGATCCGCGCGCTGCTCCCCGTCGCGGGCGAGAGCGAGCTGACGTCCTTCTACGACTGGATCGCGGCGCACCCCGACGACGACCCGTCGCTGCTCAAGTCGGTCCGCGACGCGTGCGCGAGGATCGAGGGCT